The genomic segment GTGCAGAAGGCGCAGCGCGTGTCGGCGGACCTCTTCGTATCGATTCACGCGGATGCGTTCACTTCGCCCGATGCGCGCGGCTCGTCGGTGTTCGCGTTGTCCGAGCACGGCGCGTCGAGCGCGGCCGCGCGCTGGATGGCGAACAAGGAGAACGCGTCGGATCAGGTCGGCGGCATCAACGTGAAATCGCAGGACGCGAGCGTGAACCGCGCGCTCTTCGATATGTCGACGACCGCGCAGATCCGCGATTCGATGCGCTACGGAAGCTTCGTGCTGAACGAGATCGGCGGCATCAACAAGCTGCACAAGGGCTCGGTCGAACAGGCGGGCTTCGCCGTGCTGAAGGCGCCGGACATTCCGTCGATTCTGGTCGAGACCGCGTTCATCAGCAATCCGGACGAGGAAGCGCGTCTGAACGACGACGCCTATCGCGACAAGATGGCCAACGCGATCATGAAGGGCATCAAGCGCTACTTCGCGGCGAATCCGCCGCTCGCGAAGGGCCGCATGACGTAGAAAATCGCGCGAGCGGCGATGTTCAGCGCGTCGTCGGCAGGATGCGCTGCATGAAGCGCGCGCCGAACACGTTCACCGCGAGTCCCGCCATCACGAGCGCCGCGCCCGCGATCTGCGCGGCGCTCAGTCCCTCGCCGAGAAACACCGCCGCCGACGCAAGCCCGATCACCGGGACCAACAGCGAAAACGGCGCGACGGTTCCCGCCGGATAGCGCGCGAGCAATTTGCCCCACAGGCTATAACCGACGATCGTCGCGACGAACGAGAGATAAAGAATCGCGAATACGGAAACGAGCGGGATGGACGCAAGACTCGCTTCGATGCGCGCCGGGCCTTCGAAGATCAGCGAGAGCGCGAGGAACGGCAGCGGTGGAATCAAACTGCCCCATACGACGAGCGACAGCAGATCGACCTTGCCCATGCGCTTGGTCACGACATTGCCGAGCGCCCACATCGCGGAAGCGGCGAGCGTGAAGAGAAAGCCGGTGACCGTCATCGCCTGGCCGCCGCGCATGCCGATCAGCGCGAGCCCGGCCGCCGCGATCACGAGTCCGGCAAGATTCGCCGCGCGGATACGCTCGCCGAGAAACATCGACGCAAAGATGAGCGTGAAGAACGCCTGCGCCTGCAACACGAGCGACGCCAGTCCTGCGGGCATCCCCACATACATGCCGTAGAAGAGCAGCGCGAATTGGCCGAGGGAAATGGTGAGGCCGTAAGCGAACAGCCAGCGCAGCGGAATTTGCGGGCGCTT from the Caballeronia sp. NK8 genome contains:
- a CDS encoding EamA family transporter, coding for MTPKDLLIASIVILAWGVNFVVIKLGLHGVPPMLLGALRFALAAVPALFVKRPQIPLRWLFAYGLTISLGQFALLFYGMYVGMPAGLASLVLQAQAFFTLIFASMFLGERIRAANLAGLVIAAAGLALIGMRGGQAMTVTGFLFTLAASAMWALGNVVTKRMGKVDLLSLVVWGSLIPPLPFLALSLIFEGPARIEASLASIPLVSVFAILYLSFVATIVGYSLWGKLLARYPAGTVAPFSLLVPVIGLASAAVFLGEGLSAAQIAGAALVMAGLAVNVFGARFMQRILPTTR